The genomic window GCTGTAAATCCTACCAATGTCATGGGTGCCTCAAAAAGAGCAGCGGAATTATTTGTTCAGTCATTGCAGAATGTAGAAGGAAATACTACGAAATTTATCACGACAAGATTTGGAAATGTTTTGGGATCAAACGGTTCTGTAATTCCGCATTTCAAAAAACAGATTGAAGCGGGAGGTCCCGTTACCATTACCCATCCTGAGATTGTAAGATACTTCATGACGATTCCTGAAGCGTGCGAACTGGTTTTACAGGCCGGAACAATGGGAAAAGGAGGTGAGATTTTCGTATTTGATATGGGAGAACCGGTAAAAATCCTGGATCTGGCCAATAGAATGATAAAGCTTTCTGGTTTTGAACCGAATATTGATATTAAAATAATTTATACAGGTTTAAGACCTGGTGAAAAACTGTACGAAGAGCTGCTGAGCGACGATGCCAAAACGCTCCCTACACACAATGAAAAAATAATGATTTCGAAAGATCCTACAATGGAATTTTTAGAAATTGATTCTTTGGTAAACATGATTACCAGAGCTTCCTTAAAAAAAGATAAAGTAGAAGTAGTCCGGATTCTGAAAATAATTGTACCAGAATTTAGAAGTAATAATTCTGTCTACGAGGTACTGGATAAATAAGAAAAATATAAATGTATATTTGTACAATTTTAAAATATGATGAAAAGTAAAGTACTGGTTATAATATCAGCTTTTTTATTAGTTTCCTGTAAAACTAATCCAAGTGATCTGAACTATATGCAAAATATAGAAAAGGTCGCTATTGATGCCTCTGCTAAAAACACTAATAGTACCATTCAGCCAGGTGATCAACTGGTCATTCTTATTACCGCAAAAGATATGGATGTGGTAAAACCATTCAATCAGAATTATTCTTCATCAGAAGTTGTACAGACCAACTCGATTGCTGGCGGAAATACTCCCAATCAAGGAATGGTATCGGTATCAGGACCCACTTATATTGTAGATGCCAATGGCGATATTGATTTTCCGGTTGTAGGAAAATTAAGTACTTCTGACAAAACATTGGTGGAGTTTAAAAACGAACTGAGAGATAGAATGACAAAATATATCATTAATCCGACAGTTAATGTAAGAATTGTAAATTTTAAAGTTACGGTTTTAGGCGAAGTAAACAGACAAGGAGATTATACCATTGCAAACGGACAGGGTACCATCTTGAACGCACTTGGTTTGGCGGGAGACCTTACAATGTATGGAAAAAGAGATGATATTTTAATCATTAGAACAGAAAACGGTCAGGTTACCCACGGTAAAATAAA from Chryseobacterium wanjuense includes these protein-coding regions:
- a CDS encoding polysaccharide biosynthesis/export family protein — its product is MMKSKVLVIISAFLLVSCKTNPSDLNYMQNIEKVAIDASAKNTNSTIQPGDQLVILITAKDMDVVKPFNQNYSSSEVVQTNSIAGGNTPNQGMVSVSGPTYIVDANGDIDFPVVGKLSTSDKTLVEFKNELRDRMTKYIINPTVNVRIVNFKVTVLGEVNRQGDYTIANGQGTILNALGLAGDLTMYGKRDDILIIRTENGQVTHGKINLHDANLINSPYYNLKQGDAIIVASNKTRDLMAKQNPNTGLYLTAASIAITAAAVIVSLIKK